The DNA window CGGCGCGAAACCTGGTGGATCAGACGTGAGCAAGGCTCACAGCGTGGAACGGTGGCGTCATGAGCGATGAAGCGGCGGCCGCATTGCGCGGAGATATCGACCTTGCGATGTCGTACCTCATGGGTGCGATGCACGGGATCGCTGACAGATACCGCGAATTGGGGTCGGGCACCGGGCGAGGGTTCGGGCCGGACGCCGAGTATCGCGAAAACAGGATCCCCACGGGCAAGCCACTGCAGGCACTGGCGGAGGTCCTCGCTGCCGAGGCTGCGGACATCGCCGCTCGCTGTGCTGCCCTGGACGTCCAACGAGCCGCGCTCAAGCAACTCGAAGACGAAAATCTGAGGCGCAGGGCCTTTGCAGCTGCCCACGATTGAAGTCATCACCGATACGTCGTCGCTCGGCTTTGTCCGCGTCCGTCGAATTCCTCAGTCGAAGGCTGAAAAGAAAACGTTCTTCCCTGTCTTGGTGGGCGAGCGCACACTGCTCCAGCCCAGGGCCTGCTGCGCGTTGACGGTGATCCTTGCCGCATGCTGCCGGACTGTCAGGTGGCCGCTGTCTTCAAACGCCGTGGATGCGAGGTTCCGAAGGTCGCGCAGGGTGGCCCGCCTTGCGGCCCTTCTCATCTTCCGCACGGCGCAAACCTCCCGAGACAAGCAGGTGAACCGCGCCGCGCAACGGCTCGGGCATGGGGGTGGGTTCCGTGGCCGCAGGCTAGAAGGCCACACCCCCGGACACCGGAGCAGGGCCCCCGTCGCTCCCCCGGACGGGCCGGAGCCCTGCTGGCCGCGACGGAGTACATGTGTAAGCGAGCACGCAGTGGTGACTCGGCAGGGGAGAGGTTGGGAAGACAGCCTCTCGGGCTCTTCGCCGACCATGGTCGGCGAAGAGCCCTCTCGCATCTATGCTCTTCGCGCCGCCCTGAAAGTGTCTTGCTGTTCCCGTCCGGGGCAGGCGTACTGGAAACCTCGCCTCTGTAGGGAGACCGGTCATGACGACTTCCCGCGTACAGCGGCCCCTGCCCGACGACACGCGTGACGCCACGGCGGACCGCCTTCAGCAGGAGAACACCCAGCTGCAGCATGCCGTCGACTCCCACGCGACGGTCGACCAGGCCATCGGTGTCCTCATCGCCACCCACCGGATACCGCCGGCCGCCGGGTTCGAGGTGCTGCGCGAGGTGTCCCAGCGCACCAATACCAAGCTGCACACGGTCGCAGAATCGGTGATCGACTGGGCGCTGGGGCAGCCGCTGCCACAGCCGGTGGGGCAGAAGCTGGACGCGGCCGTTGCAGCGGCACTCGCGCCACAAGGACCAGCCCACGTAGGGCAGTCTGGAGTTCAGGGCCTCCCCGCAGTCTGATCTGACTGGCCTTCGCCCGCTCCAGTCGCGACGGCAGTTTCGCCGTCCTCGGTGCCATCCGCCGCCCCGCATGAACCGGGGTAACCGCCTGCGCACGTCACCATGGGGCGGGTGTCGTTGTCGCGGCTCGGCTCGGCAGCCAACGCTGACGATGTGTAGAGCTTGTTGGTGTCGGTGATGAGGTGCTGGGTGTGGTCCGGGCTGTGGGCCTGGGCCTGCAGGTGCGTGTACAGCGCGCTGTACTGCTGGACGTCGGCCGGCCTTTCCAGGCAGAGGCCGCTGGTGAACCTCTCCAGGTACACCACTGCTCCCCTGACGGTGGGGTCGTTGTTCGCCGCCATGGGCGGTCTACCTCCAGCTCCAAGCCACTGCGCGTGCCAGCAGGTTGGCATGGAGCACCGGCAGTTGATCACGCGCCGTGCCGCCGGATTCGGCGGGGGCACGAATGGATTGTGACGATGTAATTTGCCGTTCGGTGGCGCCCAGTGCAGAGCAGTGCTCTACAGGGCGGACCGGCGTGCTTCGCCTCTTCGCGCTGTTGCCGCCTGGACCTCGCCGCGGTCACCATGCCAGGCCTTCGCGCACCAGTGGCCGCCGACGGCGGGCAGCCAGCCGCACACGGGTAACTACCTGCGATTACGTAGGTGATCTTGATCCAGTGGCTGATGGCCCGTTGACGTGTCCGAGGGTACGTCAGCCGCGCAGCCGAGAGGCGGTGGGTCACGTGGCCGGCAGGCGCGCGCATTGGCGGCAGGCGCGGGCCGAGGCTGCCACCACGGCGTGCGACGCGGCTGCGAGTGCGCCGGCGAACGCGAGCAGTGGCCAGTTCGTGGCCAGGACGGAGGCGGTGGCGAGCGCGAGCGTCGCGACCGCCATGGCAACGCTGGCGGTAGTACCGGTCCATGCGACCGCGAGGGGCAGCTGGTGCGGAATGGGCAGCCAGCGGGCGAGGGTGCCGGTGGTGGCCAGCGTCGCCGCGGCGAGTAGTGCTGCGACGCTGGCAACACCGGCCAGATGAACGGCCAGTAGCTGAGCCGTGCGTGGCAGCTGCCAGGGCTGATCGTGGTCGGTGGTCCAGGCCAGGTACCAGCAGGCGACCAGGAAGGGGGCGGTGAGGGCGACGGCCCGGGCGGTGTGCCGGGCCTGGGTGATGGTCAGTTCCCGTTGGCAGCTCGGCACGAGTTCGTCGAGGGTCCCGAACTCTCCCACTGCTTGGTGGGCGGCGCGCTGGTAGGCCATTCCTTCGCGGGTGTGCGCCTCTACCGTGTCCGCGAGGCCGTCGTGTATCTCCTCGATCATCCGGGCCTTGATTCGGGCCGGGCCGTGCAGGGCGGCTGTAAGGGCCGCGATGTAATCCTCGATGGGGTCGGCTTGCCGACTGGTGGCGCTCATGTGGCAAACCCGGGCGGTGCGGCGGGGTTCAGGACCGAGCCGATCGCTGTGGTGAACTCGCTCCACGCGGTGCGCTCGCTGGCCAGGGTGTGCCGTCCGGCGTCGGTGAGTTCGTAGCATCGCCGTCGCCGTTCACCAGAAGATTGCCAGCTGCTGCTCAGCAGCCCGAGCCGCTCCAGCCGGTTCAAGGCCGGGTAGATCGTGCCCGTGCGCAGCTCAAGTGCGCCCCTGCTGCGGTGTTGGACCGCGGCGATGATCGCGTAGCCGTGCAGCGGGCCTGGTTCAAGCACGGCCAGCAACAGTCCGTCCAGGTGCCCTCGCACCGCGTCTGCCCTCATGAGTAGGCAGCCTACCCAAAATTGCTGTAGGCAGTGTATGTATTGGCAGCCAACATATTTAACGCTTCTGCTCGGAGGAATCCGCAGTGACCAAGGTGCTGCTGTCCGTACATGTCCTCGCGGCGATTCTGGCGGTCGGATCGATCACGGTGGCCGCGTCCATGTTCCCCCGCTACGCGCTGCAGGCATCTGGCGGCCAGGATCCGGACGGGCGAGCCGCCGGGATCGCCGCACTCCTGCACCGGATCTGCCGCGGCTACGCTCTCGCCGGTCTCGCCGTGCCGGTCTTCGGGCTCGCCACCGGAGCCCTGCTCGGCGTCCTCACCGACGCCTGGCTGATCGCATCGCTCGCGTTGACCGTGATCGCCGCGGCCATCCTCGCCATGGCCATCCTGCCCGGCCAGCAGCGCCTGCTCGCGTTGACCCAGGACTCAGCGCCCCAGGACGGGCAGCGTCCCGCGGCGACCCGGCTGACCATGCTCACCGGCATCTTCAACGTCCTCTGGGCGATCGTCGTCATCCTGATGATCGTCCGTCCTGGCTCGACCACGGGAGCGTGATCCCCGTGCACATGTTGCGGATCGCGGCCGGTGCCGAGACCGCCTCCTTCGCGGTTCTGCTGGGCAACCTGCTCACCACACACACGCAAGCGATCACGACGCTCGTCGGCCCGCTGCACGGCACGGCCTACCTCGTCGTCATCGCGGCCACTTCGATGGCCCCGTCTGCCGCCTCGACGGGCGCCCGATGGCGCTCCGCCATCCCGGGAGTCGGCGGACTGCTTGCCCTACGGCGGATCAACATTCGTACCCAGGGAAGCCAACCTCTTACACGCAATGCCCAGGAAGGGTGACGTGATGGACAACGCATACGCTGAACTGCTCTTTCCTCGTACCGGCGTAGCACTGAGCGCGATGCGCTTCGTGAAAGGCATCGAGGACCCAGCAATCTTCAACCA is part of the Streptomyces agglomeratus genome and encodes:
- a CDS encoding PadR family transcriptional regulator — translated: MRADAVRGHLDGLLLAVLEPGPLHGYAIIAAVQHRSRGALELRTGTIYPALNRLERLGLLSSSWQSSGERRRRCYELTDAGRHTLASERTAWSEFTTAIGSVLNPAAPPGFAT
- a CDS encoding Scr1 family TA system antitoxin-like transcriptional regulator; translated protein: MAANNDPTVRGAVVYLERFTSGLCLERPADVQQYSALYTHLQAQAHSPDHTQHLITDTNKLYTSSALAAEPSRDNDTRPMVTCAGGYPGSCGAADGTEDGETAVATGAGEGQSDQTAGRP
- a CDS encoding ANTAR domain-containing protein; its protein translation is MTTSRVQRPLPDDTRDATADRLQQENTQLQHAVDSHATVDQAIGVLIATHRIPPAAGFEVLREVSQRTNTKLHTVAESVIDWALGQPLPQPVGQKLDAAVAAALAPQGPAHVGQSGVQGLPAV
- a CDS encoding permease prefix domain 1-containing protein, which gives rise to MSATSRQADPIEDYIAALTAALHGPARIKARMIEEIHDGLADTVEAHTREGMAYQRAAHQAVGEFGTLDELVPSCQRELTITQARHTARAVALTAPFLVACWYLAWTTDHDQPWQLPRTAQLLAVHLAGVASVAALLAAATLATTGTLARWLPIPHQLPLAVAWTGTTASVAMAVATLALATASVLATNWPLLAFAGALAAASHAVVAASARACRQCARLPAT
- a CDS encoding DUF2269 family protein — protein: MTKVLLSVHVLAAILAVGSITVAASMFPRYALQASGGQDPDGRAAGIAALLHRICRGYALAGLAVPVFGLATGALLGVLTDAWLIASLALTVIAAAILAMAILPGQQRLLALTQDSAPQDGQRPAATRLTMLTGIFNVLWAIVVILMIVRPGSTTGA